The Leifsonia poae region TACCGATACCGATGAGGATTTCGCGCCACTGGTGTTTGAGCGCCTCAGCGAGCGGGAAGCGCACGATCTTGCCCTCGGACTTGATCTCGCGGAACTCCTCGGTCTCCTGAATGCCGGTGCGAATCCAAAGGGCGATCCCCAGGGTGACCACGCTCGCGAGGAACGGTATGCGCCAACCCCAGCTCAGGAGGTCCTCCTCCGGAAGCATTGCAATCAGGGCGAATACACCGGTGGCGATGACGATGCCACCGAAGACGCCCATGCCAGGGAGCGCGACACGCAGACCGAAGCGCTTACGGTCACCCGACTCCGCCATCATGACCAGAGAGCCGACGTATTCGGCACCGGCGCCCATGCCTTGCAGAATGCGGCAGAGCGCCAACAGCAGGGGTGCCCAGAGCCCGATCTGCGCGTACGAGGGGAGAAGCCCGATCGCCAGTGTGGAGATGCCCATCAGCATGAGGGTCATCACAAGCATCGGTTTGCGCCCGATGCGGTCACCGAAATGGCTGAACAGGATTCCACCGATCGGACGCCCGAAGTAGCCGATCGCGAAAGTGAGCAATGAGCTGACCACCTGGGTGGCGGGGTCGGCGTCGGGGAAGAAGAGCTTGCCGAAGACCAGCACTGCGGCCAAGCCGAAGAGAGTGAAGTCGTAGTACTCGACGACGCTTCCGACGATCCCCGCCCAGGCGGTGCGGCGGATGTTCCGCTGTCGCCCGCTGTCGCTATTGGTGGTTGATACTGCTGTGCTCGTCACGTGCCATAACTCCAATGTTTCGGCGCGGATACTCGTGCCCGGTGCCGGGCTCCGAGGAGGGCATAAGCCCCCGGCGCATTGATAGGGGCCGGGGGCTTATGCTGCGAAATCAGTTCCTGCGCCAGCCACGAGGGCCCTACACCCAAGCTGAACGCACCGATTGCGACGGCAGGAGAGAACGTGCCACAGTCCCGATCCGTGGCGGCGTATCCCGCTACATCAATAAGACACCACGGCATCGAGTGCCGCAGAAGAACAAGGGCAAAATAGGTGCGATACGCTCCGGACTACGTCTTAGCCGAGTGCCCTCTACGTACGCGCGCGACTGCACCCGGCGGCAGACGACGAAGGCGCGATCGCGACGGCCTTCTCAGCTGCGGTCAGTTGGCGGGTGAAAAGAGCCCGATGTCGCCCCGGTCGAGAACCCCGGTCTTGCGGCGGATATTGCGGATATGGGTCTCAACGGTCCTGATGCTGATGGCGTACTTCCTGGCGATATCCAGATTGCTCTCGCCACCCGCAATGTCAGTGACGATCTCCTGCTCGCGGCGCGTGAATCCCCAATTCGATTCGACGTGATCCGTAGCCGCGCGGGAGGTCGAGGGGTCGCCGGAGATGATCGATTGGATCTCGGCGCGCAGCTCGGTCGAGCGTTGCTGGTCACCGCTATCACGGAAGAGTTTCGCCGCATGAGTGAGGTGACGCAGTGCTTCGTCGGTTGCCTGCTGATCGTGGAGTTCGTGCGCGGCACGAACGAGCGCGTCGGGGTCCTTATGGCGGATCGCCGAACGGGCGTCAAGGTACGCGATGTAGAGCGCACCTCCGATTTGGCCTGCTCGTTTACGGAACGCCTGAGACTCCACCTCATCGAGACCGGAATTCACGGCGAGCATGGTGGTGGTGTCGGCCGCCAATTCATAGCCGGCGTCACGGAGGCGCACAGCCAGCCGGCGATACCGTTTGGACGCGCCACGAGCATCCCCATCCGCTTGCATCGCTGAAGCTTCCACCGCTTCCAGGCTCCCGAACGGCAACGCCTCGCTCCTGCCCGTGAACAGTTCTGCTCTCTCGATGAATCCCTGAGCTGCCATCGGGCGCGCTGCCCGGGTCGCAATTATGGCGAGAGCATGCATGAGTGCTCTATCGGGAGAGAACAACATCGGTGCTGAGCGCACATTCGTGATGAGTGCAACGTCCCCCCACGCGGACGCCTCGTCATAGCGCCCGAGTACCCCCGAAGAGATTGTCGCCACGTAGGTGTGGCAGGCTAGCGCGGTTCGGTCACCGGATGCGATGGCAGTATTCACCTGCTCGGCAGACCACTCGAGCGCCTCAATGAAACGGCCGCTCCCAAACAATGCGAGACCACGCACCACGTCGACTAATCGGGCGACGAAGGGATCTGCGATCTCATCAATGAACTCGAAGGCTTCATGGGCTCTGCTGGACAGAGCGAGGGCGGCCGCGAGGACTGCTCGGGAGAGGGAGCCGTCAACGCCCTCGGTCTCGCAGAGCTCGCGAAGTCGCCGCTCGATATGCGGTTGGATTCCGGAGGTCTCCATCTGTGTGGCGAGAAGAACTGCGCTCAAAGCAACCGCGTGCGGGTAGTCAGGGGTCGTCGAGGTGAGTGCTTCAACGACCTCTTCTTCGTCGCGCTCGTGAAGTACGAGCAGCCGAGAGTGGAGATAGCGAAATTCCAGTTCTACGGTGGCCGGCACACCACGGAGATCGACGTTCGCCACAACGCTGGAGAGCCGTTCATCCGAGCACTCGCCAGTGAGTTCCAAATGAAGGACGCGCATCGCATCGGTGACGGAGTGCGACCTCTCCCAATTTCGCCAAGCGGTCGCCAGGCCGAGCTTGTGGGATTCAGAGAGCATGCGACCCACGAGAGGAAGCTGGACGGCATCGATGGGAATGGTGTCGCCCGGGTCGGAAAGCACACTCGCCAGTTGAGTCTGACCGTCGACGCCAATCACCTTCTTGACCTGCTCCATCATGCGCAGTCGGTGAGTGGACAATGGCAGGCGGCTGAAATAGTCGGCGATCCCAGGCGGGCTCACCGCGACCATGTGATGGTCGCGGATTGCAAAGAGCTTCACGAGTGAGTGGCCCTCAAGAATTTCAAGGCGCTGCTGTCCAATAAGCTTGGCGGCAGTTGCAACTGGGACCGCACCGACAATTGTGAGCGTCTCGACTGCCTCTCGCGTTTCGGCATCGTAGGTATAGAGGAGCGCTTCAAATGCGCCGATCAAATCCTCCGACCACAGGTGCTCCGAGGCCTGCCAGACGTCCCCTTGTTGTTTCAGTAGCCCTGAGCTGACAGCGCCGTCGGCGATAGCGAGCGCAAAACCGGGGATCCCCGAAGACTTGGTATGAATTCGCGCGCTTGCGGAGGGTGAGATTGCTGAGCCCAGCCGTGCTTCCAAGAGGTCATGGAGAGTTTCAAGTTTGAGCTCGCCGAGCGTGATCTTCACAACGGGGTGAGCAAACTTGATGAGGCGGTGATCCGCGGGGCTGACAGTGATGCTGCGCAGGCTGACTGCGACGATGGGAATTCCCGTGCGCTTGTGCACGGTTTCCAGAGCCACCCAAGATTGTTCATCCAGAAGATTTCCATCGTCCACGAGCACAACAGACGGGCCCTCCTCCAGCTGCGTGGCGAGCCGATGGATCAGGCCGCTCGGCGATGCGGACTCAGAACGTGCTGCCGGAGAGGTGGCAGGAATCGCCGACCGGATAGCTTCGAGCGGCAGGCTCCCACTGATGCCCCGAACGGTGACGATGGGTACCCCCACTGTGGTGAGAGTCCGGTGCACCTGCCTCAGCAACTCCGTTCGGCCAGACCACCGCGTTCCTACGATCTCAACGCTTGTGCCGGCGCTCACCAGCTTCACGATGCGTTGGAGTTCTGAGGTACGAGCGAACACGGTCGTCACCTTTCCGCCCAGAGCAAAGTAATTGGACTCAGTTTGCGGCGTGGCACGGCTCTCGCGCAATGGGAAATGCACCGTGCTCACCTGATTCCTATCACCTGTGGCCAACCGCGAGACAACCGAGCGGAGCCTCGTTCTCGGGCAGCTGCGTGCCCGCGCTCCGGCTCGGCCGGCGGCGCCCGTTTCCCGGCGGCGTGCGCCCTCTGACGGGGATCCTTGCGGCCGCGTTTCCAATAGCCTAGGGCAGTCTATTGCAGTGTTTGAGTAGCAAAATTCCTGGTCAGAAGGTATAAATCACTGCTTCACGCGTAGGTTGTCCATGCTCACGCGTAGGCCAATGTTTGGCGCACGCAGATGCTGGCGCTGAGGCACGGAGATTGGGTGCATACAACTGTGGCGGCCCTGCGGCGAGATTACCTTTTTCAAAGCGGCCCTCCAGAAGAACGCGAAAGACGTACGTGTTGAGGCTTGCTATCGCTTTCGAAACAGGCCGCTTAGAGGGGTCTCACAGTGGCACCTGCACTCTGACGACACATTCGTCGTCGAAGTGCGTCACGTCTGCATTCACGGCCAGAGGGGCGTCAGCTCTGCGTTCAAGGCCAACAACACACAAACAGAAGGAAAACGAACACATATGAACAAGCTCACCAAAGGAATCGTCGTCGCCAGCCTGGGAGCGGTGCTGGTGATCGGAACCAGTGGCACACTGGCACTCTGGAACGTCTCAAGCGCGAGCGAAGCGGGGCGAGTCGTCATGGGTGACATGAACCTGAAGGTCAAGGCCGACGGCCAGGCCTGGGAGGTTCGAGGTGTCGACGGAAAGTGGAGTGCGTTGGCTGACCCGACCAAGTTCCGTATGGTTCCGGGCGACGCAGTGCGTCTCACCCAACCCCTGGAGGTCACCCTTGTCGGTGACAAGATGGCCGCAATCCTGACGATTGACACGTCCTCTGCCATCACGACGCCTAATGGTGGAGTGCTCCCCGGTGATGACTTCACCGTTGCCACTGCGTTCGAGGCGCCTCCGGCAGGCGAAAAGCTTCCGACTCCGGTTGCGGGGACCAACGATTGGAAGTTCTCCAGTGCTCTGGCCACTGGTAAGGCTACCTATATTCAGAAGGTAACCTTCACGTTCGCTGAAGGGGCCACGGGTCGGTCCGGTGCGCTTTCAACCGTCGACCTCACTGCGACCAACTTCGTGCTGAACCAGGTTCGCAACTAACCCTCACAGGGGCTAGCCCAAAACGGCGTAGTGCTACTGGGCTGGGCGGCGGCATTCGCGCTCTGCGAATCCTGGCCTCCTGGCCCAGTATCAGCCATGCCACCCCCGTCAGATCTGAAAGGAGCGTGAAATGACGAGTAGACACGGACACTCGCCCAGCCGACGCCTGGTCTCCATAGTGCTGTTTGCGGCGCTCGGCCTCGTGATAGTCGCCTGCGTCGCGTTTTCTACCGTGGCCGGCTCGCTTGCTCGCTGGAACGCCTCAGAGACAGGGACGGGCAAACTTCAGCTGGGAGTGCTGTCTTTCCAGATCAAAGAAACTGTGAACGGAAAGGTGCTCGTCTCCGAAATGAATGACGAACCAGCACCCGAGCTGAAGATCACAGGCTTTGATGCCCGCTCATCGAAGATGCTTCCCGGTGACATCGTCGCCACATCCGTGACCGTGCAGAACACGGGAACCGTTCCTCTGAGCGTTCGCGTCACGGACGCAGTCTTCTCAGCGCCATTCAAGGTGGCCTTCGCGCCCGAAGGGGGCGATGGCTGCTCCGCTGAAACTTTCAGCCTCAAGGACTTTCGGAGCCACAACGGCCCGATAGCCCTGGATTCTTCGATTCCGCCATTGGCAAGCGCTCTGCCTTCTGGCAAGGAACAGCCCGTCTGCGTCGCCATAATGCTGAGCGAGTCATCGGCTAACACTGACCAAGGTAAAAGCGAACGCTTGCAGCTCACCCTGCGGGCCGATCAGATTCGCCCGAGCTAGTGAGCACGTTGTTTGTGACCGTCTCTGAGCCGGTCGAAGTCGACGAAAGTTCGGGCGTTCAGAAGCCGCGCACGTCCCGACACTCAAATCGGAAGCGGGCATCACGGCGTGTTCCTGGAGTTATCGGGACGGTGCTCTTCACCGCACTGATCAGCATCCTCGGCGCGCTCGTGCTGGCAACGGTACTGGTGCCACGCGTCATAGGAGCACAGACCTACACGGTGCTTACCGGTTCAATGCAGCCAACTTTGCGTCCTGGAACCACGCTTGTGGTTCAGCCACGTGCGTTCGACGAGATTCGTGTGGGTGACGTTGTGACCTTCCAGGAACGTTCAGGGGAACCGACCGTGATAACTCACAGGGTGGTCGGAACAGCCATATCTGCAGAGGGCGAATCAACACTCATTACCCGCGGCGACAACAACTCGATGAATGACCCAGAGCCGGTCAGAGCAGTCCAAGTCAAGGGTGTGCTCGTATACGCCATTCCATTTGTCGGGCTCGTTTCCCTATCCGCACCGAACCTCATGGGAACGGCCGCCGCGGCGGGGGCAATTTTCATACTCGTCGGATTCGGTTACATCGTCGCATTCTTCAGAACTCGTAGGCGAGACGCCCAACGCAGCCAGTCCTCCAAACCGAAGGTAGATCAATGAGCAAGGAACGCAGTCGACAGGGTCGTTTCTCGATGCCAATCGTCGCTCTCCTCGGGATAGGGATGGCGCTGCTGAGTGCGCCCACCGCGGTCTACGCGGACGAATCTCCGCTCATGCTCAGCAGTGATGGCCGAAGCTGGGCACCCACGCTCAGCTCCGCAATTTTTGATGAAGGCCACCGCTTTATTCCTGGCGACGTTGAGCCCGCAAGCTTTTGGGTAAAGAACACCGCAAAATCCACCATGTGGCTCACCGTCCAAGTAGTCAAGGACCCTGACACCGCCCGGCACCTCGACGTAGATTTCGGCTTGGGCACTGTCGAGCTCAACTCAGGCTGCACGACCATTGTCGAGAATCAGCCTCTTCAGCGCGGTGTACCCGTTCGATTCGCTGGCAGTATCTCGGCGAACTCCAATACGAGCATCGATACAAGAAATCGTGGAAGTGGCCTCCGCATCAAAACGCTTCTCGCAGATTCACCGACTGCGCTCGCTGCTGGTGACTGTATTGCTACCGGCGAGGCCGTATCAAACGCACACGCCTCACAGCTCGGTGAGCTCAGTGCCACTGGACTCAACGCTTCAACGCTCGCCATTGCCGGAGCTGCCGCGCTTGTCCTCGGTGCCCTACTCGCCGGAATGCGGCGGCTTGGCTTCATGAAGAAACGTCGAAAGGGATCTGATGTCCAGTCCGCATAACCTGAGAAGGTCCCGCCGCGCCATCGTTGCAGGCATCGTTCTCGCGCTCGGTTTGAGCGTTGTGTCGGATGGCGCTGCCCAGGGGCTTTGGAGCCTCACTACCGGCTCAATTGGAGCCGAAGCAAGCGCGGGAACACTGGCATCGTTACCGGCTCCTGTGGGTGCACAGTCTCCTGGGGCGGTCCCTGAGTTCAATATCGGTCAAGCCCCTTCCAGTACAAAACTGTCGCCGCAGTATTTCCTTGAACGCTCAACGACCGAAGACTTCGCTGCACCGGCACTGGTCGGAAGCTCCGATTCTCAAATTGTTTCCGACGAGGCGCTTGATGCCGTGCCAACGAGCGCCGGCTTCACGGATGTTGCCATGTCCTATTTCGGGGGCTGTGCGATCGCTTCGGGCAAGGTGCTCTGTTGGGGATCAAACAACTTTGGTGGTCTGGGCGTGGGAGCAGGAAGCAGCTCCCGAGGTGACCCACGTGAAGTCACATATACGCATCAGAACAGCGCTTCTGACTTGGCCGCGGACACCGTCATCACCCGGATTGAAGAGGGCGGGAGGGGCAGAATGTGCGCCACGAGTACGCGCGAAGTATATTGCTGGGGAGGTGCCCAATCTAATGAGGTGGCATACCCAAAACTGGTGCCTCTGCCGGCGGGAGAGGTCACGGCTCTGTCTGCAGGACAGACCCACTCCTGTGCAGTCCTCGACCGGAAGGCGGCCTATTGCTGGGGCACTAACGCGTACGGTGAACTCGGTCGCGGAAACACCAGTGCGGATTCCTATCTAGCACCAGCACCAGTATTGCAAGAGGGTACATCTGCGCTCCCTTCAAACGCAGTGATTGAAGATATCGCAGCCGGACTGAACTCAACCTGCCTGATCGCAGATGCCAAGGGCTACTGCTGGGGCGATAACCGGCGGGGTGCCGTTGGGGACGACTCGGTCGTTCAGAAGACTGCTCCCGTTCGCATCGCGATTGACTCCGCCGTTCCGGGCGGCGTTCCACTGATCTCCATCACGGGCAGCTCCTCAGAGTCCGCCACTCAGCGATACTGTGCCGCGTCTGAGACCGACGTCTATTGCTGGGGTTCCACAACTAACGGAGGTCTAGGGTTTTCAGCTGGGCAAGCGGAACAAACCACACCCATTCGTATACCCGGGCTTCCCACTGGTACGGCGCAGTCGATCGATTCCGAGTGGGAGTCGCACTGCGCGATCATCAACGGCACCAGTACCTGTTGGGGCAATGGCCGCGGTGGAAAGTTCGGGATTTCGGAGCTACAACCAGGCTATGTCGCCCAAAATACAGTCCTGCCCGCGGGGAAAACTGTTATCAAGTCATCAGGTGGTGAGGGACAACGTTGTTGGCTGTTCACCGACGGCACCCTAGAGTGCGCAGGAAATGGGGCACTAGGTGCTCTTGGTCGAGGAGATGACAGGGTTTCCACTCCAAATCTCCAACCGACACTACCTGGAACGCCTCTCCTCTGCGAGGGTCAAATGCTCAGCGATGGCCGATGCACCCTCGCCCCCGGAAAAACATACTTCTACCGCGCCTACTTCACCCTCGGCGACTGGCGAAGCGCAATGAGCCCGGTGACGTCGTTGGTAGGCGCTACCCCCTAGCTGTAGCTCCTCCGGCACAAAATCCTTCGCCCCGAACCAGAGTCCCGGAGATACAAACTCGCATGCTCAGGCGAAAGCAGTGAGGCGCCGACGGCGAACGCGCCCTGAGTTGCTGCATTCCTCGCAAAATACAGATGTCGTTCCTTACATCGTTGAAAGGTTCCTGATGGATAAAACACGTAAATCGAAAACAGGCCGCCGTCCGATAGTCACCGGCATCGCTCTCGCGCTTGGGCTCAGCGTTGTATCGGCTGGTGCTGCCGAAGGGCTCTGGAGCCTTACTACCGGCTCCATTGAAGCTGAAGTATCTGCCTCAACCCTTGCAGCGCTGCCGTACCCTGAGCCCATTAAGTACACCTGGGTGGCTCCTGAGTTTGATCTCGGGCAAGCCCCATCCAGCAGAACCCTGTCGCCGCAGTATTTTCTTGAACGGTCAACAACTGAAGACTTCGCTGAGTCGACACTCGTAGGAAGTTCCGATTCTCAATTCATTACCGACGAACCGTCTGATCCCGTTTCAACGAGTGTCGCGTTCACGGATGTCGCCATGTTCAGCTTTGGGGGTTGTGCGATCGCCGCAGGGAAGGTGTTCTGTTGGGGGACCAACCGCAACGGCAGTTTAGGAACTGGAGAGAGTTTGAGTCTGAGCCGAGGTGAGCCGCGTGAGGTGGCCTACACTCACCAGAAGAGCGAATCAGACCTCTCCGTTGGCACTGTCATCACTCGGCTAGAGGGAGGCACCTTAGGGTCGATGTGCGCCGCGAGCACAGCCGAGGTGTATTGCTGGGGCGGCGCTAACGCGGCAAGCGCTCAGCCGACTCTCAAGCGTGTGCCCCTGCCGCAGGGAGAGATCACTGCATTGTCCGCTGGGCAAACGCACTCGTGCGCGGTCCTCGATCAGAAAACGGCATACTGCTGGGGCACCAACTCGCACGGCGAACTCGGTCGCGGGAGCCAGCATGGGTGGAACCAGTATCTGCCCCCTGCTCCGATGAAGCAGAGTAATAGCGCAGAAGCCCTCCGTCCGAACGCAAGGATCGAACAAATTGCAGCCGGGCAAAACACGACATGTCTGATCGCAAATGGCAAAGGTTACTGTACGGGAGACGCACAACGCGGTGCTCTCGGAAACGCTTCGATTGTCCGCCACTTTGTGCCCAAAGAGATTGCGTTTTTCATGAGTGGTCATCCTAGCGCTACCGTGCTCAAATCAATCGTCGCGACCGCATATTCTGCCGACTCACAACGTTATTGCGCCGCGTCAGAGACAGATGTCTTTTGCTGGGGTTCCACCATTAACGGAGGCATGGGGTTTCCGGATGTCAACGGCATACAGCGGTCTCCTGTTCGAATTCTTGGACTTCCCGCTGGCACGGTGCAATCTCTCGACTCGGAGTGGGATTCGAACTGCGCGATCATCAACAACACCAGCACCTGTTGGGGCAATAACAGTGAGGGAAAGTTCGGGACCGCCGAGCGCAAAGCGAACTTTTCAGCCACGGCGACCGTCTTGCCCGCGGGAAAAACCCTCGTCAAGTCAGCCAGTGCTCAAGGAACACGTTGCTGGTTGTTCACCGATGGCACTCTTGAGTGCGCAGGAAATGCGTCCATGGGTGCTCTCGCGCGAGGACCGCTTGAATGGGGTCGGGCCACTCCAAACCTCCAACCGACTCTTCCCGCAACGCTTCTAGCAGCGTGCGAGGGTACAACGGCCAGCGACGGCCGATGCGGCCTTGTCCCTGGAGAAGTGTATTTTTACCGCTCCTACTTCACTCTGGGCGAATGGCAGAGTCCGATGAGCGGGGTGAGACCGTTTGGTTAGCGGCTCCCCATGACTCCATCGTGAATAGACGGCGATGGTGAAGGAAGCGATGAAGAACGTCAGCCAAGTGGGTCGACCGTCATTTGGTTGAGTCAAGCGTTTACGCCGCCAGCAACACGGTATCCGTCAGATTTGTCTCAATATCGATCCGTGGCAGCTCCGCTAGGCCGTGCTGGCGTCGCATGCGGTGATGTGGTCCCTCGATCCGGGTAACGGTCGCTGGTCATATTTGCCAGCTGCTCGAATGAGGTTCTTCCTGCTCACGCCGGCACCTCGCCTTCGGCCCTCGCACTCAGGTGAGGCTGCGGCCGATCGGCGACGTCGCAGCGCAGTTGCCGGTCGTGGGTGGACAACACAACGGCAGCTCGAGTTGCCCCACGTGCGTACGCGAGTTCACCGACGAGAGCGAGGGAGACGTGATTGGTGGGGACCGCCTCGCTCAGGCCGCCCGGCGTCCGGGGGTGTCGTCCGCCGCCGACGGCTCCGGCACGACGTCCTGGGCGACTAGTCGCTGGTGGAGGCGGGACCACCAGAAGCCGAAGCCGACAGCGACGGCGAAGAGGGGGAGCGCGGCGAGCGTCGGGATCAGGGCGTGCCCGACCAGGGCGACGACGCCGATCGCGACGATGAGGGCGAAGGCGGCGAGCGACACCCCACCGATGAGGTGGGTACGTCGGGCGAGCGCTCGGTGCTCGAGACTGGTCACGATCACGACAGGGACCCACGCCGTGCTGGTGGCCCGCCAGCGCAGACCGGTGACGTCGAGCATCACCGAGCCGGGCAACACGTCTTCGGCGTTCGGCAACGCGACCGGTGCGCAGGACACTCCCGGGCGCATCCCGCCGGAAAGGAAAAGGGGTTCCCTGTCCTGGTCGGTCATGACGCTGTCCTCTCGAGCGGGCCCCACAGGAGGATCTCGATCGTCGAGCCTGGAGCGGGCTGTGTGCGGCCTCCCTCCAGTATGCGGCAGCCGGTGGCGTCTACACCACCAGCCAGGGGAGGAGCGGTGAACCCCGCCCCTCCCCGGAAGTCACATCGAGACCGACTCGTCGGAGGCGGAGGCGGAGGCGGAGGCGGAGGCAGAGGCAGAGGTAGAGGCACGAGCAGGGTCAGGGGCGGATGCGGACGGTCTCCTCATCGCGACCGCGGTGATCACCGCCCCGAGGAGAGCGAGGAGACCAGCGCCGAGGAAGGCGGCGGAGTATCCGCGGGTGAGATCGGCCGCAACTGCGGAGGCGCCGCTGATACCTGCGACGATCGCCGTGAGGGCGGCGAGACCGAGGGCGGAGCCGATCTGGTAGCTGGTGCTGACCAGCCCGGAGGCGACGCCGGTCTCAGCAGGTGGCGCTGCGTTGATCGCCGTGCCCAGGGAAGGGACGAACGCAAGTGACATCCCGAGGGCGGCCAGGAGGGAGGCAGGGAGGACATCGGTGGCGTACGTGCCGTCGGGACGGACGAACGAAAGCCACACGAGGCCGGCAGACAGAAGGGCGAGTCCGGCGACGATCAGCGATTTCGCGCCGAATCGCGCGAGGAGCCGAG contains the following coding sequences:
- a CDS encoding RCC1 domain-containing protein; the encoded protein is MCATSTREVYCWGGAQSNEVAYPKLVPLPAGEVTALSAGQTHSCAVLDRKAAYCWGTNAYGELGRGNTSADSYLAPAPVLQEGTSALPSNAVIEDIAAGLNSTCLIADAKGYCWGDNRRGAVGDDSVVQKTAPVRIAIDSAVPGGVPLISITGSSSESATQRYCAASETDVYCWGSTTNGGLGFSAGQAEQTTPIRIPGLPTGTAQSIDSEWESHCAIINGTSTCWGNGRGGKFGISELQPGYVAQNTVLPAGKTVIKSSGGEGQRCWLFTDGTLECAGNGALGALGRGDDRVSTPNLQPTLPGTPLLCEGQMLSDGRCTLAPGKTYFYRAYFTLGDWRSAMSPVTSLVGATP
- a CDS encoding helix-turn-helix transcriptional regulator, with protein sequence MSTVHFPLRESRATPQTESNYFALGGKVTTVFARTSELQRIVKLVSAGTSVEIVGTRWSGRTELLRQVHRTLTTVGVPIVTVRGISGSLPLEAIRSAIPATSPAARSESASPSGLIHRLATQLEEGPSVVLVDDGNLLDEQSWVALETVHKRTGIPIVAVSLRSITVSPADHRLIKFAHPVVKITLGELKLETLHDLLEARLGSAISPSASARIHTKSSGIPGFALAIADGAVSSGLLKQQGDVWQASEHLWSEDLIGAFEALLYTYDAETREAVETLTIVGAVPVATAAKLIGQQRLEILEGHSLVKLFAIRDHHMVAVSPPGIADYFSRLPLSTHRLRMMEQVKKVIGVDGQTQLASVLSDPGDTIPIDAVQLPLVGRMLSESHKLGLATAWRNWERSHSVTDAMRVLHLELTGECSDERLSSVVANVDLRGVPATVELEFRYLHSRLLVLHERDEEEVVEALTSTTPDYPHAVALSAVLLATQMETSGIQPHIERRLRELCETEGVDGSLSRAVLAAALALSSRAHEAFEFIDEIADPFVARLVDVVRGLALFGSGRFIEALEWSAEQVNTAIASGDRTALACHTYVATISSGVLGRYDEASAWGDVALITNVRSAPMLFSPDRALMHALAIIATRAARPMAAQGFIERAELFTGRSEALPFGSLEAVEASAMQADGDARGASKRYRRLAVRLRDAGYELAADTTTMLAVNSGLDEVESQAFRKRAGQIGGALYIAYLDARSAIRHKDPDALVRAAHELHDQQATDEALRHLTHAAKLFRDSGDQQRSTELRAEIQSIISGDPSTSRAATDHVESNWGFTRREQEIVTDIAGGESNLDIARKYAISIRTVETHIRNIRRKTGVLDRGDIGLFSPAN
- a CDS encoding MFS transporter → MTSTAVSTTNSDSGRQRNIRRTAWAGIVGSVVEYYDFTLFGLAAVLVFGKLFFPDADPATQVVSSLLTFAIGYFGRPIGGILFSHFGDRIGRKPMLVMTLMLMGISTLAIGLLPSYAQIGLWAPLLLALCRILQGMGAGAEYVGSLVMMAESGDRKRFGLRVALPGMGVFGGIVIATGVFALIAMLPEEDLLSWGWRIPFLASVVTLGIALWIRTGIQETEEFREIKSEGKIVRFPLAEALKHQWREILIGIGINGPYLAFSSLTQVFLLSYLTSSLGYPAGFGLLANMVSSTLAIGMVPLIGHLGDRLGRRRIWLMGSGIFIVFGAIVFPMFATGNELLIILAMVIGISIGLASMYATQGAILTALFDPQHRLSAVVLVREPTAALIAGPTPAFAAWLVLSTGGETWPVTVFFIVAALIAGGTVLLAWKRMARVEST
- a CDS encoding signal peptidase I produces the protein MTVSEPVEVDESSGVQKPRTSRHSNRKRASRRVPGVIGTVLFTALISILGALVLATVLVPRVIGAQTYTVLTGSMQPTLRPGTTLVVQPRAFDEIRVGDVVTFQERSGEPTVITHRVVGTAISAEGESTLITRGDNNSMNDPEPVRAVQVKGVLVYAIPFVGLVSLSAPNLMGTAAAAGAIFILVGFGYIVAFFRTRRRDAQRSQSSKPKVDQ
- a CDS encoding alternate-type signal peptide domain-containing protein; the protein is MNKLTKGIVVASLGAVLVIGTSGTLALWNVSSASEAGRVVMGDMNLKVKADGQAWEVRGVDGKWSALADPTKFRMVPGDAVRLTQPLEVTLVGDKMAAILTIDTSSAITTPNGGVLPGDDFTVATAFEAPPAGEKLPTPVAGTNDWKFSSALATGKATYIQKVTFTFAEGATGRSGALSTVDLTATNFVLNQVRN
- a CDS encoding RCC1 domain-containing protein, with the protein product MLHSSQNTDVVPYIVERFLMDKTRKSKTGRRPIVTGIALALGLSVVSAGAAEGLWSLTTGSIEAEVSASTLAALPYPEPIKYTWVAPEFDLGQAPSSRTLSPQYFLERSTTEDFAESTLVGSSDSQFITDEPSDPVSTSVAFTDVAMFSFGGCAIAAGKVFCWGTNRNGSLGTGESLSLSRGEPREVAYTHQKSESDLSVGTVITRLEGGTLGSMCAASTAEVYCWGGANAASAQPTLKRVPLPQGEITALSAGQTHSCAVLDQKTAYCWGTNSHGELGRGSQHGWNQYLPPAPMKQSNSAEALRPNARIEQIAAGQNTTCLIANGKGYCTGDAQRGALGNASIVRHFVPKEIAFFMSGHPSATVLKSIVATAYSADSQRYCAASETDVFCWGSTINGGMGFPDVNGIQRSPVRILGLPAGTVQSLDSEWDSNCAIINNTSTCWGNNSEGKFGTAERKANFSATATVLPAGKTLVKSASAQGTRCWLFTDGTLECAGNASMGALARGPLEWGRATPNLQPTLPATLLAACEGTTASDGRCGLVPGEVYFYRSYFTLGEWQSPMSGVRPFG